Proteins co-encoded in one Campylobacteraceae bacterium genomic window:
- a CDS encoding GGDEF domain-containing protein, translating to MIKDKSKVKKELLFSVKHGSISKSSLFLSYTLNNDVDISFDLFYNDKISVEEIENTSEILKNLTLFLSNMVYTIYLNDTIKKLKLIDYTTGLYNRKYLVQHLEKMLPLAQREKHVIGFLSIGIDRFKAIIEEFSYDIGEEVLIKLAHMLVKEVRTSDIVIHLEADEFLIVLPNVDNINNASFIAQKLVDKFSKIEFLLKKGAILKKTICAGVSLYPNDSATIEDILKNSDISLLEARNTGRSKVFQYSKELSSSLELF from the coding sequence TTGATTAAAGATAAAAGTAAAGTAAAAAAAGAATTATTATTCAGTGTAAAACATGGTTCTATTTCAAAGAGTTCTCTCTTTCTTAGCTACACTCTTAATAATGATGTTGATATCAGTTTTGATCTTTTCTATAACGATAAGATAAGTGTAGAAGAAATAGAAAACACCAGTGAAATACTTAAAAATCTGACCTTGTTTTTGTCAAATATGGTATATACCATTTATTTAAACGATACCATTAAAAAGTTAAAACTTATTGACTATACAACAGGTTTGTACAATAGAAAATATTTAGTGCAACACTTAGAAAAAATGTTGCCTCTTGCTCAAAGAGAAAAACACGTGATTGGTTTTTTAAGTATTGGAATTGACCGTTTTAAAGCAATTATTGAAGAATTCTCTTATGATATAGGAGAGGAAGTACTTATTAAACTGGCACATATGCTTGTTAAAGAAGTACGAACTTCTGATATCGTTATTCATCTGGAAGCAGATGAATTTTTGATTGTTTTGCCCAATGTTGATAATATAAATAATGCAAGTTTTATTGCACAAAAACTTGTAGACAAATTTTCAAAAATAGAGTTTTTACTTAAGAAAGGTGCAATATTAAAGAAAACTATTTGTGCGGGCGTTTCTTTATATCCAAATGATTCTGCTACAATTGAGGATATACTTAAAAATTCTGATATTTCATTATTGGAAGCTAGAAATACTGGACGCTCAAAAGTTTTTCAATATTCAAAAGAGTTATCTTCAAGCCTAGAGCTTTTTTAG
- a CDS encoding ATP-binding cassette domain-containing protein, which translates to MIQVKNISTVFNKNIIHDNISFDINDKEIFGILGGSGSGKSTLLRQMILLEPIQGGHINIFEKDIKKLNFKQREDICKKWSVLFQFGALFSSMNVIDNISVLLKEHTSLPQDLIYDIAYTKIKMVGLDTKTASLMPSQLSGGMKKRVALARALVLDPKILFLDEPTSGLDPSSARAFDELILNLRDLLDLSVIIITHDLDTIKSTLDRFIILDENKILFNGSYEKALKENNLKINKFLKNKDIFGK; encoded by the coding sequence ATGATTCAAGTAAAAAATATAAGTACTGTATTTAATAAAAATATAATACACGATAATATAAGTTTTGACATTAATGATAAAGAAATATTTGGAATTTTAGGTGGAAGTGGGAGCGGAAAGTCAACCTTGTTAAGGCAAATGATTCTTCTTGAGCCAATACAAGGTGGACATATTAATATATTTGAAAAAGATATTAAAAAACTTAATTTTAAGCAGAGAGAAGATATTTGTAAAAAATGGTCAGTGCTTTTTCAATTTGGTGCTTTATTTTCTTCAATGAATGTAATTGATAATATCTCTGTATTATTAAAAGAACATACCTCTTTGCCTCAAGACTTAATATATGACATTGCTTACACAAAAATAAAAATGGTAGGTCTTGATACTAAAACAGCCTCTTTAATGCCTTCACAATTAAGCGGAGGAATGAAAAAAAGAGTAGCTCTTGCACGTGCTTTGGTATTGGATCCTAAAATACTTTTTTTAGATGAACCAACCTCTGGATTAGACCCTTCAAGCGCAAGAGCTTTTGATGAACTGATATTAAATCTAAGAGACTTACTTGATTTGAGTGTAATCATAATTACGCATGATTTAGATACAATTAAAAGTACCTTGGATCGTTTTATTATTTTGGATGAAAACAAAATCTTATTTAATGGTTCTTATGAAAAAGCATTAAAAGAAAATAATTTAAAGATAAATAAATTTTTAAAGAATAAGGATATATTTGGAAAATAA
- a CDS encoding MBL fold metallo-hydrolase, with protein MQIKVQAMGDYQTNCYIVTINDKDLIIDPGMNSLPWIKEQVNNPIAVLNTHGHFDHVWSNDIVCKTYNIKLHTPKKDIFMLSMDSYGLGMPHSAADVEIEEDEEIEIQGIKIKFHFFPGHTPGCSMIQIDKDLFSGDFIFKDSIGRCDFPYSNVEDMKHSLKKVLSWEKDYNIHPGHGISTTLKAENNSLVQWLNYL; from the coding sequence ATGCAAATAAAGGTACAAGCAATGGGTGATTATCAAACCAATTGTTATATAGTAACTATTAATGATAAAGATTTAATTATTGACCCTGGAATGAATTCACTGCCCTGGATAAAAGAACAGGTGAACAATCCAATTGCTGTTTTAAATACCCATGGACATTTTGATCATGTTTGGTCCAATGATATTGTTTGTAAAACGTATAATATTAAACTGCATACCCCTAAAAAAGATATTTTTATGTTAAGCATGGATTCTTATGGTTTGGGAATGCCACATTCTGCTGCTGATGTTGAAATAGAAGAAGATGAAGAAATTGAAATACAAGGTATTAAAATTAAGTTTCATTTTTTTCCAGGACATACACCTGGTTGTTCGATGATTCAAATTGACAAAGATTTGTTTTCAGGAGATTTTATTTTTAAAGACAGTATTGGTCGCTGTGATTTTCCTTATTCAAATGTTGAAGATATGAAACATTCTCTTAAAAAAGTACTTTCTTGGGAAAAGGACTACAATATTCATCCTGGACATGGTATTTCTACTACATTAAAAGCAGAAAATAACTCTTTAGTGCAGTGGCTAAATTACCTATAA
- the cmoB gene encoding tRNA 5-methoxyuridine(34)/uridine 5-oxyacetic acid(34) synthase CmoB has protein sequence MDIEKLKLKKVKCLEWKNVKPWVDQLNRLKEMNISSEDISLKDSVCIGKADELNEEEHAALLETAKTLIPWRKGPFNLFGLEINSEWQSNIKYDLIRPFFNLKDKVVADIGCNNGYYMFRMLEDKPKKIIGFDPAPLPMLQFEFINHFYKSNIEYEMLGVEHLEAYNHKFDFIFMLGVLYHRPDPVGTLKSLNRGLNKGGEILIDTFMIDSEEEVSLTPHDRYSKIPNIYFIPSIKALKNWLNRAGFGEIEVLATTVTSNEEQRKTPWSFDQSLEDFLDPNDSSKTIEGYPAPKRVYIKAKTLK, from the coding sequence ATGGATATAGAGAAATTAAAATTAAAAAAAGTTAAATGTTTAGAATGGAAAAATGTCAAACCTTGGGTTGATCAATTAAACCGTCTAAAAGAAATGAATATTAGTAGTGAAGACATTAGTCTTAAGGACAGTGTTTGTATTGGAAAAGCAGATGAATTAAACGAAGAAGAGCATGCTGCATTATTAGAAACTGCAAAAACATTGATTCCTTGGAGAAAAGGACCTTTCAATCTTTTTGGACTGGAAATTAATTCTGAATGGCAAAGCAATATTAAATATGATTTAATACGTCCTTTTTTTAATTTAAAAGACAAAGTTGTTGCAGATATTGGCTGTAATAATGGGTATTACATGTTTAGAATGTTAGAAGATAAGCCTAAAAAAATTATTGGTTTTGACCCTGCTCCTTTGCCTATGTTACAGTTTGAATTTATCAATCATTTTTATAAAAGTAATATTGAATATGAAATGTTAGGGGTTGAGCATTTAGAAGCATACAATCATAAATTTGACTTTATTTTTATGTTGGGTGTTTTGTATCACAGACCAGATCCTGTTGGAACACTAAAATCTTTAAACAGAGGATTAAATAAAGGTGGAGAAATTTTAATTGATACTTTTATGATAGATTCAGAAGAAGAAGTAAGTCTAACACCTCATGATAGGTATTCTAAAATACCAAATATCTATTTTATACCAAGTATAAAAGCTTTAAAAAATTGGTTAAACAGAGCAGGGTTTGGAGAGATAGAAGTTTTAGCTACTACTGTTACTTCTAATGAAGAACAAAGAAAAACACCTTGGTCTTTTGATCAAAGTTTGGAAGATTTTTTAGATCCCAATGACTCATCAAAAACCATAGAAGGTTATCCTGCGCCAAAAAGAGTTTATATTAAAGCAAAAACTTTAAAATAA
- a CDS encoding ABC transporter permease → MINIDINGIWEKYTLNEKIFLLEKSLKNISNNTVTFSFTNLEKIDSSGIILLIQYITKLEKNHCAIEIINISKKHKKMLDFYSLNYEKHSYSKEKKKNIFHNITLSILEFYNNFLGFLYFVGRLNFYLFYSLLHPSKIRFKAVIYHIEVAGFRIIPIIAITMLLISFVTAYQGAIQLETFGLSLQIVEMTTMSMFREFAPFIAAIIVAGRSASSYTAQIGAMKITDEIDAMRTMGFAPDIYLILPRVFALVIIMPLIVFFADMVCLLGEFLLAKFYLSMSFSEFITRIYNYVEVRHFLLGMVKAPLFGLIIGIIGCYRGLQVRGSTASIGMLTTKSVVDSILWLIVVNSIISYLSITIGF, encoded by the coding sequence ATGATTAATATTGATATCAATGGTATTTGGGAAAAATACACCTTAAATGAAAAAATTTTTCTATTAGAAAAAAGCTTGAAGAATATCAGCAATAATACTGTCACTTTTTCATTCACTAATCTGGAAAAGATTGACTCCAGTGGTATTATTTTACTTATTCAATATATCACAAAACTTGAAAAAAATCATTGCGCGATAGAAATAATAAATATTTCTAAAAAACATAAAAAAATGTTGGATTTTTATAGTTTAAACTATGAAAAACATTCTTATTCAAAAGAAAAAAAGAAAAATATCTTTCATAATATTACGCTTAGTATTTTAGAATTTTACAATAACTTTCTGGGATTTTTATATTTTGTAGGAAGATTGAATTTTTATCTTTTTTATTCTTTATTGCATCCCTCAAAAATACGCTTTAAAGCTGTAATTTACCACATTGAAGTAGCTGGTTTTAGAATTATTCCTATAATTGCGATTACTATGCTTTTAATATCTTTTGTTACTGCTTATCAAGGTGCGATTCAACTAGAAACTTTTGGTTTAAGTCTTCAAATAGTTGAAATGACAACTATGTCTATGTTTAGAGAATTTGCACCTTTTATAGCTGCTATTATTGTAGCTGGCCGTTCTGCTTCTTCTTATACTGCCCAAATTGGAGCAATGAAAATAACAGATGAAATTGACGCCATGAGAACCATGGGTTTTGCACCTGATATTTACCTTATTTTACCCAGAGTATTTGCACTTGTTATCATTATGCCATTAATCGTATTTTTTGCAGATATGGTCTGTTTATTAGGAGAATTTTTATTGGCAAAGTTTTATTTATCCATGAGTTTTTCTGAGTTTATTACAAGAATATATAATTATGTAGAAGTCAGACATTTTTTATTAGGCATGGTAAAAGCTCCTTTATTTGGCCTAATTATTGGTATTATTGGTTGTTATCGTGGGTTGCAAGTAAGAGGAAGTACAGCTTCCATTGGAATGCTTACTACTAAATCTGTTGTAGATTCTATTCTTTGGTTAATAGTTGTTAATTCAATTATCTCTTACCTTTCTATTACAATTGGATTTTAG
- a CDS encoding GGDEF domain-containing protein: MKSILELIKKSANDERAFVALERIYGLNDQLMYARNITESADYIFTWLSIHFNVDNLTFSLFDIDDNTKSIIYKKGEEFYLDDELTMFFIINTHTNLNAIVSFNTNSKVHFEILQRNYSVIEAAFSQIAPIIQSGILKKNYVESQSIDSVTNVYNRQYLTKHVKKLLSLSKNKTSSIYFLMIGIDHFKAVIDEFDYDVGDKVLIELAKVIHGNISEFDVVARLTGDEFLVSLINTSSKNEVEKTAQKIIEEFSKIEITVHEKYILKKTICIGLTLYHTYESIDDAIKNADMALYEAKNTGRSTLQHFTEIKEEDTIDLF, translated from the coding sequence ATGAAAAGTATATTAGAACTAATTAAAAAATCTGCAAATGATGAAAGAGCCTTTGTTGCACTGGAACGTATATATGGACTTAATGATCAATTGATGTATGCAAGAAATATAACAGAAAGTGCTGATTATATTTTCACATGGTTAAGTATTCATTTTAATGTAGACAATTTAACCTTTTCACTCTTTGATATTGATGATAATACAAAAAGTATTATTTATAAAAAAGGTGAAGAATTTTATCTTGATGATGAACTTACTATGTTTTTTATTATAAATACGCATACGAACTTAAATGCAATAGTTTCTTTTAATACCAACTCAAAAGTACACTTTGAAATACTACAGCGTAATTATTCTGTGATTGAAGCTGCTTTTAGCCAAATTGCACCTATTATTCAAAGTGGAATCCTTAAGAAAAATTATGTAGAATCACAAAGTATTGATTCTGTTACTAATGTATACAACCGACAATACTTAACAAAACATGTAAAAAAACTTTTATCTTTATCAAAAAACAAAACATCAAGTATTTATTTTTTAATGATTGGTATTGATCATTTCAAAGCAGTTATTGATGAATTTGATTACGACGTAGGAGATAAGGTTCTAATTGAACTTGCAAAAGTGATTCATGGGAATATTTCAGAATTTGATGTTGTTGCTAGATTAACAGGAGATGAATTTTTAGTTTCTTTAATCAATACATCTTCTAAAAATGAAGTGGAAAAAACAGCGCAAAAAATCATTGAAGAATTTTCTAAAATTGAAATTACAGTTCATGAAAAATACATTCTTAAAAAAACAATTTGTATAGGGCTTACCTTATATCACACGTATGAATCCATTGATGATGCGATAAAAAATGCGGATATGGCACTTTATGAAGCTAAAAATACAGGAAGAAGTACCCTACAACATTTTACAGAGATAAAAGAAGAGGATACAATTGATTTATTTTAA
- the ccsA gene encoding cytochrome c biogenesis protein CcsA, which translates to MSKITDIFFSFKLALSLLAILAIGAGVATFIENDYGTSTARVLVFNHLWYEMVFVLISINLSCIMYKRKMWKVPARFLIHSSFLVILLGAGITRYMGYEGIIHIREGETSNLMISQEPYLQVRIKLKNKGFYKEFPMEFGAIGDKHFSHDISFDEKILNVTLNNFFYVKKGKDDMSILTVDATLNGITKTVKLPGKRGIQGVPRTVSFGDTLITMEYGSKTLKLPFSLRLNDFQLERYPGSMSPASYASEVTVIKKGEKPYDYRIFMNNTLKEGNFLFFQSSFDPDEKGTVLSVNNDPGKWPTYFGYMMLILGFTLNLFDKKSRFSKLTKMVKEKNIAYALILSLLSFSALDVKAETLPFVQQEVFIKYAKDLNTNAKDISQNFAKLTVQSNGGRMKPLEALNKEIVNKLSGRDNLFSLNYNQIVLGMLSRPEIWRDVKMISIKTPKLKKILGLDVKSKYIAFSDVFKDGKYLLQEESQTASMTSPNERGTYERDIIAVDERLNVAYMVFNGDMFKIFPQEKSSKENNKWYAPLEAFTSFKGMNQTAVQTLVNGFITNTANANYTEADKYLALISQYQYKVGFDVVLSKAAVEREIFLDKLDIFFKLTIAYMVFGVIILITAFIVIFNPKINAKKITLFFTIITIALFSIHTFGMGLRWVVSGHAPWTNTYESMLYISWSSMFAAVAFFRRSLLALSSAIIMAGIFMFTAHLTGVNPQITNLVPVLNSYWLTIHVSILTASYGFFGLGAFVSFSSLILFIFRNEKRKHFDGIIKHLAAITEIALIIGLTLISIGNFLGAIWANESWGRYWGWDPKETWAYVSIIVYAIVIHLRFIKSFNNPFVFSSAALLAFSSIIMTYVGVNFYLSGLHSYATGDPIPIPTWTYYTFATILLTIILASRKRNLNN; encoded by the coding sequence GTGAGCAAAATCACTGATATTTTTTTCTCTTTTAAACTAGCGCTCTCCTTACTGGCAATCTTAGCTATTGGTGCAGGAGTTGCAACTTTTATTGAAAATGACTATGGAACTTCTACTGCAAGAGTATTAGTATTCAATCATCTTTGGTATGAAATGGTTTTCGTACTTATAAGTATTAACTTATCCTGTATTATGTACAAAAGAAAAATGTGGAAAGTCCCTGCTAGGTTTTTAATACATTCTTCTTTTCTTGTCATTTTATTAGGTGCTGGAATTACAAGATACATGGGATACGAAGGTATTATTCATATAAGAGAAGGAGAAACGTCAAATCTTATGATCTCTCAAGAACCTTATTTACAAGTTAGAATAAAACTAAAAAACAAAGGTTTTTACAAAGAATTTCCAATGGAATTTGGAGCAATTGGCGACAAACACTTCTCTCACGATATTAGTTTTGATGAAAAAATTCTAAATGTTACTCTTAATAACTTTTTTTATGTTAAAAAAGGAAAAGATGACATGAGTATTTTAACCGTTGATGCTACATTAAATGGTATTACAAAAACAGTTAAATTACCAGGGAAAAGAGGAATTCAAGGAGTACCAAGAACAGTAAGTTTTGGTGACACCTTAATTACAATGGAATATGGTTCAAAAACATTAAAACTGCCATTTTCACTTCGTTTAAATGACTTTCAACTTGAACGATACCCAGGAAGTATGAGTCCTGCTTCTTATGCATCTGAAGTTACTGTAATTAAAAAAGGTGAAAAACCTTATGATTACAGAATATTTATGAACAATACGTTAAAAGAAGGAAACTTTTTATTTTTCCAAAGCTCTTTTGATCCCGATGAGAAAGGTACTGTTTTGTCTGTTAATAATGATCCTGGAAAATGGCCAACATATTTTGGTTATATGATGTTAATTCTTGGTTTTACACTCAACCTATTTGATAAAAAATCACGTTTTAGTAAACTTACTAAAATGGTAAAAGAAAAAAATATTGCTTATGCGCTAATTTTATCTTTACTGTCTTTTTCTGCATTGGATGTTAAAGCAGAAACACTTCCGTTTGTACAACAAGAAGTATTCATAAAATATGCAAAAGACTTAAATACAAATGCAAAAGATATATCACAAAACTTTGCAAAATTAACTGTACAAAGTAATGGTGGAAGAATGAAACCACTTGAAGCTCTAAATAAAGAAATAGTAAATAAACTCTCAGGAAGAGACAATTTATTTTCTTTAAATTACAATCAAATAGTATTGGGTATGTTAAGCAGACCAGAAATTTGGAGAGATGTAAAAATGATCTCCATAAAAACACCAAAACTTAAAAAAATACTTGGTCTTGATGTAAAAAGTAAATATATCGCATTTTCAGATGTATTTAAAGATGGAAAATATTTATTACAAGAAGAATCACAAACAGCTAGTATGACAAGTCCTAATGAACGTGGAACTTACGAGCGAGATATTATAGCAGTTGATGAACGCTTAAATGTAGCTTATATGGTTTTTAATGGAGATATGTTCAAAATCTTTCCACAAGAAAAATCATCAAAAGAAAATAATAAATGGTATGCTCCTCTAGAAGCATTTACCTCTTTTAAAGGCATGAACCAAACAGCAGTGCAAACCCTTGTTAATGGGTTTATTACAAATACTGCTAATGCAAATTATACAGAAGCCGATAAATATTTGGCTTTAATATCACAATATCAGTATAAAGTTGGTTTTGATGTTGTATTAAGTAAAGCAGCAGTTGAGAGAGAAATATTTTTAGATAAATTAGACATTTTCTTTAAATTAACGATAGCATATATGGTATTTGGTGTGATTATTCTTATCACTGCATTTATTGTGATCTTTAATCCAAAAATCAATGCCAAAAAAATTACCTTATTCTTTACAATCATCACTATAGCACTATTTTCTATCCATACCTTTGGAATGGGATTAAGATGGGTAGTATCAGGACATGCTCCTTGGACAAATACGTATGAGTCTATGTTATATATTTCATGGTCTTCTATGTTTGCAGCAGTTGCTTTTTTCAGACGCTCTCTGCTTGCATTAAGTTCAGCCATTATAATGGCAGGAATATTTATGTTTACAGCCCATTTAACAGGTGTTAACCCTCAAATAACAAACTTAGTACCTGTACTTAACTCTTATTGGTTGACTATTCATGTATCAATTTTAACTGCATCTTATGGTTTCTTTGGTTTGGGAGCTTTTGTTTCTTTTTCTTCATTGATCTTATTTATTTTTAGAAATGAAAAAAGAAAACACTTTGATGGAATTATTAAACACTTAGCAGCTATTACAGAGATTGCTTTAATTATTGGTTTAACACTAATTTCAATTGGAAACTTTTTAGGAGCTATTTGGGCAAATGAATCGTGGGGAAGATACTGGGGTTGGGATCCAAAAGAAACATGGGCTTATGTATCCATTATAGTATATGCCATTGTTATTCACTTAAGATTTATTAAGTCTTTTAATAATCCTTTTGTATTTTCAAGTGCTGCCCTACTCGCTTTTTCGTCTATTATAATGACTTATGTAGGCGTTAACTTCTATTTATCAGGATTACACTCTTATGCAACAGGTGACCCTATACCTATTCCTACATGGACGTACTATACTTTTGCTACCATTTTATTAACTATAATTCTGGCATCAAGAAAACGAAATCTAAATAATTAA